One genomic region from Nostoc sphaeroides encodes:
- a CDS encoding RluA family pseudouridine synthase: MVVLHALSDFLDCDFAVNDLSPSYWYEGTCLESGRSYARRRYRLNLPRTSMSEAIAHGLMQQLAKNDCYSREGKMYGILLVELPNGEQRVLKAFSGLLNGCSVVEGWVPPIPGRDEVALEEARTLAQLDAIKQEIITLKQLTERQQYQTLSDEFEQQLQAMSDRHRHCKHQRQEKRQQICNTLTNEALTIALEQLDEESRQQGIERRQLKRQQNAVLQPLQELIAATDARISELKQQRKALSRQLQAQMQATYSLTNFSGRSLSLQQLMPGGSPTGTGDCCAPKLLHYAATHNLKPLAMAEFWWGASSVNQNKIQGKFYGACAERCQPLMGFLLSGLRPISISNRDLDKTTPFLLNTLTHLPRPNVFESNEFPPMKGEMPIIYEDEWLIAVNKPAGLLSVPGRYSDRQDSVLSRLRHLLPDGMALASVHRLDQETSGILLLARDRQTHRQLSQQFQQRQVHKVYEAILSGAVTVERGKIDLPLWGDPENRPEQKVDWQHGKPSLTHFQVMGREQDYTRVEFTPLTGRTHQLRVHAADARGLGVTILGDRLYGCCAVTSRLHLHARELRFEHPQLEKTLHLQAITPF, from the coding sequence ATGGTAGTTCTGCACGCACTTTCAGATTTTCTCGACTGCGATTTTGCTGTCAACGATTTATCTCCGAGTTATTGGTACGAAGGGACTTGTCTCGAAAGTGGCCGCAGCTACGCCCGTCGTAGATATCGCCTGAACTTACCCCGCACCTCAATGTCTGAAGCGATCGCTCACGGACTTATGCAACAACTTGCCAAAAATGACTGTTATTCTCGTGAAGGCAAGATGTATGGAATACTTTTAGTTGAATTGCCTAATGGCGAACAAAGGGTACTCAAAGCCTTTTCCGGTCTTTTGAATGGTTGCAGTGTGGTTGAGGGCTGGGTTCCACCAATTCCCGGACGAGACGAAGTTGCTTTGGAAGAAGCCCGCACTTTGGCACAGTTGGACGCGATTAAGCAAGAAATTATTACCTTAAAGCAACTAACCGAACGCCAGCAGTACCAAACTCTGTCTGATGAATTTGAACAACAGTTGCAAGCAATGAGCGATCGCCATCGCCATTGCAAACATCAACGACAAGAAAAACGTCAGCAAATCTGCAATACACTTACAAACGAAGCACTCACGATTGCCCTTGAACAACTCGACGAAGAGAGTCGTCAGCAGGGAATTGAGCGACGACAACTTAAACGCCAGCAAAATGCCGTATTACAGCCTCTTCAGGAGTTAATTGCAGCAACGGATGCGCGAATTAGCGAACTGAAACAACAGCGTAAAGCGCTATCCCGTCAACTTCAAGCTCAGATGCAAGCTACCTACAGCCTGACTAATTTTTCTGGGCGATCGCTATCATTACAGCAATTGATGCCAGGAGGTTCGCCCACTGGCACAGGAGACTGTTGTGCCCCAAAGTTGCTGCATTATGCGGCAACTCATAATCTCAAACCATTGGCAATGGCAGAATTTTGGTGGGGTGCGTCTTCAGTAAATCAAAATAAAATCCAGGGAAAATTTTATGGAGCATGTGCCGAGCGATGTCAGCCATTGATGGGGTTTTTGCTCTCTGGTTTAAGACCTATTTCAATCTCTAATAGGGATTTAGACAAAACTACCCCATTCTTACTAAATACATTAACACATTTACCTAGACCTAATGTGTTTGAGTCCAATGAATTCCCCCCAATGAAGGGAGAAATGCCGATTATTTATGAAGACGAATGGCTGATTGCTGTGAACAAACCTGCTGGATTACTTTCGGTGCCTGGTCGTTATAGCGATCGCCAAGATAGTGTCTTGAGTCGCTTACGTCATCTGTTACCGGATGGTATGGCGCTTGCATCTGTGCATCGCCTAGATCAGGAAACATCTGGGATTTTGTTGTTAGCACGCGATCGTCAAACCCATCGGCAACTCAGCCAGCAGTTTCAGCAGCGCCAGGTTCACAAGGTTTATGAAGCGATACTTTCCGGTGCTGTGACAGTTGAGCGGGGTAAAATTGACCTGCCATTGTGGGGAGATCCTGAAAATCGTCCTGAGCAAAAAGTCGATTGGCAGCACGGTAAACCCAGCTTGACACACTTCCAAGTAATGGGGAGAGAACAAGATTATACCCGCGTAGAGTTTACGCCGCTTACAGGGCGCACTCATCAATTAAGGGTTCATGCGGCTGATGCGCGAGGACTTGGGGTAACTATTTTAGGCGATCGCCTTTATGGATGCTGTGCAGTTACCAGTCGCTTACATCTGCACGCCAGAGAACTTCGTTTCGAGCATCCGCAATTAGAAAAAACCCTGCATTTACAAGCAATTACACCCTTTTGA
- a CDS encoding helix-turn-helix domain-containing protein, with amino-acid sequence MPVSYSGDLRRRVIKAWEAKEGSQRQLAERFKVSLSFVRNLLRHYRQSGQIEAKQRGGYQKPTIQDEHLSTIKSWVEEKNDLLLSELCDRFAKDIGIRISISTMHRAVEKLDLRCKKKVSMQVSRILHEYRNYGMTIAVG; translated from the coding sequence ATGCCAGTATCTTACTCAGGGGATTTGCGTCGTCGCGTGATTAAAGCTTGGGAAGCTAAGGAAGGCTCTCAACGCCAGTTGGCGGAAAGATTTAAGGTTAGCTTGTCGTTTGTGCGAAACCTACTGCGCCATTATCGTCAAAGTGGACAAATTGAAGCAAAACAACGTGGGGGATACCAAAAACCAACTATTCAGGATGAACATCTAAGCACGATCAAGTCTTGGGTGGAAGAGAAAAATGATTTGTTGCTCTCAGAGTTATGCGATCGCTTCGCTAAAGATATAGGAATTAGGATCAGCATTTCGACAATGCATCGTGCAGTAGAAAAATTAGACTTACGCTGTAAAAAAAAAGTCTCTATGCAAGTGAGCAGGATACTCCACGAGTACAGGAATTACGGCATGACTATCGCCGTTGGTTAG
- a CDS encoding RRXRR domain-containing protein codes for MTKVFILDANQQPLYPVRISRARLLLSQGKATVFQRYPFTIILKESLSHLKLEQLGFKIHPGIKIIRNS; via the coding sequence ATGACTAAAGTATTCATTCTCGATGCCAACCAACAACCGTTATATCCAGTACGTATCAGCCGTGCTAGGCTGCTATTGTCACAAGGTAAAGCTACCGTATTTCAGCGATATCCCTTTACTATAATTCTGAAGGAGTCCCTTTCTCATCTAAAACTTGAGCAACTTGGTTTCAAAATTCACCCTGGCATTAAAATAATTCGTAATTCGTAA
- a CDS encoding cysteine dioxygenase family protein produces the protein MTNHTILEPLPEDQWFTLSQELRSFVATVREISANTVDDRTQTLARLEPYFQELLAQQEWLPQKFAQVNPESRMGGGIGQWLLFRTKDRSLSIFSLVIPPDSTTPVHDHLAWGLIGLYKGNQEETVYRRVDNGDAQGHAQLQITEVRSLQTGDIYRLLPPDGDIHAVKTTSQSASVSIHILGNDTGCILRHQFIPESHSVKSFRSGYSNAPCKEEEEKEHALP, from the coding sequence ATGACAAACCACACCATCTTGGAACCATTGCCAGAAGACCAATGGTTTACCCTGAGCCAGGAACTACGATCCTTTGTGGCAACAGTGCGTGAAATTAGCGCTAACACTGTTGACGATCGCACACAAACTCTCGCTAGACTAGAACCCTATTTTCAAGAACTGCTTGCCCAACAGGAATGGTTACCACAAAAGTTTGCCCAAGTCAACCCCGAAAGCAGGATGGGCGGCGGTATTGGTCAGTGGCTACTTTTTCGCACCAAAGACCGTTCGCTGTCAATCTTTAGTTTGGTGATTCCCCCAGATTCCACGACTCCCGTCCACGACCATTTAGCCTGGGGATTGATTGGTTTATACAAAGGCAATCAAGAAGAAACAGTCTATCGCCGTGTAGATAACGGCGATGCCCAAGGACACGCACAATTACAAATAACTGAAGTGCGATCGCTTCAAACAGGGGATATCTACCGCCTGTTACCCCCAGATGGTGATATCCACGCTGTCAAAACTACATCCCAGAGCGCATCTGTATCTATCCATATTCTGGGTAATGATACTGGTTGCATCTTGCGTCACCAGTTCATCCCAGAATCTCACAGTGTCAAATCATTTCGCTCTGGATATTCTAACGCTCCTTGTAAAGAGGAAGAGGAAAAAGAACATGCCCTACCCTAG
- a CDS encoding class II aldolase/adducin family protein has translation MPYPRPQPPVFERVEDERLHRKQRLAAAFRLFGKFGFSEGIAGHITARDPEFTDHFWVNPFGTYFGHIRVSDLVLVNREGEVVKGDAEVNRAAFAIHSQIHEARPDVIAAAHAHSLYGKAWSSLGRLLDPLTQDSCAFYEDHALFDDFTGVVLETSEGQRLAQALGSNKAIILRNHSILTVGHTVDEAAFWYISLERSCQAQLLAEAAGRPTTIKHETARLTQTQVGSHTSGWFGFQPLYDRIVREEPDLLN, from the coding sequence ATGCCCTACCCTAGACCACAACCCCCCGTATTCGAGCGAGTTGAAGACGAACGTCTGCACCGCAAACAACGCCTAGCTGCTGCCTTTCGCCTGTTTGGTAAGTTCGGTTTCAGTGAGGGAATCGCAGGCCATATTACGGCTCGTGACCCAGAATTTACAGACCATTTTTGGGTGAATCCGTTTGGAACATACTTCGGTCATATCCGAGTTTCTGACCTGGTGTTAGTTAACAGAGAAGGTGAGGTGGTTAAAGGCGATGCTGAAGTAAATCGAGCTGCTTTCGCCATCCATTCTCAGATTCATGAAGCTCGACCTGATGTGATTGCGGCGGCTCACGCCCATTCACTTTATGGTAAAGCCTGGTCTAGTTTGGGGCGGCTTCTTGACCCTTTGACTCAAGATTCTTGTGCTTTTTACGAAGACCATGCGCTATTTGACGATTTCACAGGTGTGGTTTTAGAAACTTCTGAAGGTCAGCGACTGGCGCAAGCCTTGGGGTCAAACAAAGCTATAATCCTGCGTAATCACAGCATTTTAACTGTGGGACATACAGTAGATGAAGCTGCCTTTTGGTACATTAGCTTAGAGCGATCGTGCCAAGCCCAACTATTAGCAGAAGCTGCGGGTAGACCTACTACTATCAAACACGAAACAGCCCGTTTAACACAAACTCAAGTGGGGTCACATACAAGTGGGTGGTTCGGCTTCCAGCCCCTTTACGACAGAATTGTGCGCGAAGAACCTGATTTACTAAATTAG
- a CDS encoding sulfonate ABC transporter substrate-binding protein — protein sequence MINLIFRRFIAKGISPVKFRNILFNNQHKLFFSSVLPIMGAFVTGLCLSLLFAACSSTSIVNSSNPSATSVSNSASNKATVVRFGYQKSNILLRTKGVLEKRLSPNDISVQWIEFAAGPQLLEAMNVGSIDFGHVGESPPIFAQAAGASLTYVAGIASSPAGSAILIPQNSSIQKLTDLKGKKVAFQKGSSAHLLLVQALEKAGLKYTDIEPKYLAPADARAAFVKGSVDAWVIWDPFYAAAQEATKARVLIDGTGINKQGGYYLATRKFVTENPQTVKAILEEIQNLEEWSKQNREEVAKTLAPVLGIDLETMRKATNRRTFGLVPIDDNLINLQQGVADTYYKLKLIPKKVSVRDAVLTKEQYAAFSPKT from the coding sequence ATGATTAACCTAATCTTTCGCCGTTTCATTGCCAAGGGGATATCGCCCGTCAAGTTCAGGAATATCCTCTTTAACAATCAACATAAATTATTCTTTTCTTCTGTTTTGCCAATAATGGGGGCTTTTGTTACAGGTCTTTGTCTGAGCTTGCTATTTGCTGCCTGTTCATCGACATCGATTGTTAATTCTTCTAACCCCAGTGCTACATCTGTTAGTAATTCTGCTTCCAATAAAGCAACAGTAGTCAGATTTGGCTATCAAAAATCGAATATTTTGCTGAGAACCAAAGGTGTCTTAGAAAAGCGTCTGTCACCAAATGATATATCTGTACAATGGATTGAATTTGCTGCGGGGCCACAATTGCTAGAAGCCATGAATGTGGGTAGTATTGACTTCGGACACGTAGGAGAATCACCGCCAATTTTTGCCCAAGCCGCAGGAGCATCATTAACTTACGTGGCTGGTATTGCTTCTAGTCCTGCTGGTTCAGCAATTCTTATTCCCCAGAATTCTTCAATTCAAAAACTTACTGACTTGAAAGGCAAAAAAGTTGCTTTTCAAAAAGGGTCTAGCGCCCACTTATTGTTAGTCCAAGCTTTAGAAAAAGCTGGATTAAAATATACTGACATTGAACCTAAATATTTAGCACCGGCTGATGCCCGTGCTGCATTTGTTAAAGGTAGTGTAGATGCCTGGGTAATTTGGGACCCGTTCTATGCTGCGGCTCAAGAGGCAACTAAAGCCAGAGTTTTGATTGATGGGACAGGAATTAATAAGCAGGGAGGATATTATTTAGCAACTCGCAAGTTTGTCACTGAAAATCCCCAAACTGTGAAGGCAATACTAGAGGAAATTCAAAATCTAGAAGAATGGTCTAAACAGAATCGAGAAGAAGTAGCAAAAACTCTAGCACCTGTGTTAGGAATTGACCTAGAAACGATGAGAAAAGCAACTAACAGGCGGACTTTTGGTCTTGTACCAATTGACGACAATCTAATAAATCTACAACAAGGTGTTGCGGATACATATTATAAATTAAAGTTAATTCCCAAAAAGGTAAGTGTGAGGGATGCAGTATTGACAAAAGAACAATACGCTGCATTTTCACCAAAAACTTAA
- a CDS encoding NADPH-dependent oxidoreductase, translating into MTNPTELLRSRYGEIPFNPEIKWNDSLTALLSHRSIRSYLSDPLPPGTLELLIAAAQSASTSSNLQTWSVVAVEDEQRKAELSKLAGNQAHIKQVPLFLVWLADLARLNYVAESRGISHDALEYLEMFVMATIDATLAAQNATVAAESLGLGTVYIGGIRNHPQEVAEILNLPSSVYAVFGLCVGYPNPEVEAAIKPRLPQSAVLHRETYKLADQEEAIAHYNEIIKEFYTEQKMNVPGDWSEHSAQRIATVESLRGRDRLREVLNHLGFKLL; encoded by the coding sequence ATGACTAATCCTACAGAACTATTGCGATCGCGCTACGGTGAAATTCCCTTTAATCCCGAAATTAAATGGAATGATTCGCTAACAGCACTACTATCTCACCGTTCAATTCGGTCTTATTTATCCGATCCTCTACCACCGGGAACTCTGGAGTTACTAATTGCAGCCGCCCAATCTGCATCTACTTCCTCTAATTTGCAAACCTGGAGTGTGGTAGCAGTGGAAGACGAACAGCGCAAAGCGGAGTTATCTAAGTTAGCGGGGAACCAAGCACATATTAAGCAGGTTCCTTTATTTTTGGTTTGGTTAGCAGACTTGGCGCGTCTAAATTACGTTGCTGAGAGTCGTGGCATATCTCATGATGCGCTGGAATACTTGGAAATGTTTGTGATGGCAACAATTGATGCAACTTTGGCGGCGCAAAACGCAACAGTAGCAGCCGAGTCACTCGGTTTAGGAACAGTATATATCGGTGGAATTCGCAACCACCCGCAAGAGGTAGCAGAGATATTGAATTTGCCTTCCTCTGTGTATGCTGTATTTGGGCTGTGTGTAGGCTATCCAAATCCAGAGGTAGAAGCAGCGATTAAGCCACGATTGCCACAATCAGCTGTGCTGCACCGCGAAACTTATAAATTGGCAGATCAAGAAGAAGCGATCGCTCATTACAACGAGATCATCAAAGAATTCTATACTGAACAAAAGATGAATGTCCCTGGCGATTGGTCAGAACACTCAGCCCAAAGGATTGCAACCGTAGAATCACTGAGAGGACGCGATCGCTTGCGGGAAGTTCTCAATCATCTTGGCTTCAAGTTACTGTAA
- a CDS encoding RNA 2'-phosphotransferase, producing MFDYSGYREVERDNEGYGNCDRFSELHLRLKLTLFKHPLMSDSRLVKISKYLSKYLRHTPDAIGIKLAPSGWVVVDELLTACAKNKFPITRHNNS from the coding sequence ATGTTTGACTACTCTGGCTATCGAGAAGTTGAACGAGATAATGAGGGTTATGGGAATTGCGATCGCTTCTCGGAGTTGCATTTAAGGCTCAAACTGACACTTTTCAAACATCCTCTTATGAGTGATTCTCGCCTCGTCAAAATCAGCAAATATCTCAGCAAATATTTGCGACATACACCGGATGCAATTGGAATAAAACTTGCTCCCAGTGGTTGGGTTGTTGTTGATGAACTACTTACTGCTTGTGCTAAAAACAAGTTTCCGATTACCCGTCACAATAATTCGTAA
- a CDS encoding amino acid permease yields the protein MVPIKTFSEDSEQVTRLFSHLEFDGKKLNHQPGSVLGSTALIAGTTVGAGILALPAVTLPSGIVPSTSGLIAVWLYALVSGLLVAEVTLNIMRTEGHPSIGFLAVVEKILGKVGGRLAGGAYLFMHYALLVAYIAQGGEILGSAAAKVWALQILPTWVGTTTFTLLFGGIMYLGREKFIEKLNSAFVGIVIVSFLGLLLLAGGHIQSTQLLFQNWSALGSAISVMSVALFFQNVVPLVVTQLEGDARKIRQSIFIGSVIPLIMFLAWNAVILGSISPDMLHGTSNGRTVFDPLQILRAGGAGEWLAVLVSIFSEFAIATSFIGFVYGLLDLLKDIFLIAQGKLSSRLPLYSLVLFPPMTLGTLNPSIFFTALDYTGTFSISVLGGIIPALMSWKQRQEQENSDSINQPLVPGGKVTLIVMVGIALAMIGREILSIYTN from the coding sequence ATGGTTCCCATAAAGACTTTTTCCGAAGATTCAGAGCAAGTCACTCGGTTGTTTTCTCATCTCGAATTTGATGGAAAAAAGCTGAATCATCAACCGGGTAGTGTATTGGGAAGTACTGCATTGATTGCGGGAACCACCGTTGGGGCTGGAATTCTCGCTCTACCAGCCGTTACCCTACCGTCTGGGATTGTGCCCTCCACATCTGGGTTGATTGCTGTTTGGCTCTACGCTTTAGTTTCAGGGTTACTGGTTGCAGAAGTAACTTTAAACATAATGCGAACAGAAGGGCATCCGAGTATAGGTTTTTTGGCAGTTGTTGAGAAAATCCTTGGTAAGGTGGGAGGGCGACTTGCAGGCGGCGCATATTTATTCATGCACTATGCTCTCTTGGTAGCATACATCGCCCAAGGTGGAGAGATTTTAGGATCTGCCGCAGCAAAAGTCTGGGCTTTGCAGATATTGCCTACGTGGGTGGGTACAACGACTTTCACGCTGTTATTTGGTGGCATTATGTATCTTGGGCGAGAAAAGTTTATTGAGAAATTAAACAGCGCCTTTGTCGGAATTGTCATCGTTTCCTTTTTGGGACTATTGTTGTTAGCAGGAGGACACATTCAGAGTACGCAATTGTTATTTCAGAACTGGAGTGCCCTTGGTAGTGCCATTTCAGTGATGTCTGTGGCGCTATTTTTCCAAAACGTTGTGCCGTTGGTTGTGACGCAACTCGAAGGAGATGCCCGCAAAATTCGTCAGTCTATCTTTATTGGTTCTGTGATTCCTCTAATTATGTTCTTGGCGTGGAATGCCGTAATTTTAGGAAGCATAAGTCCCGATATGCTACATGGCACATCTAATGGTAGAACTGTTTTTGACCCACTGCAAATTCTCCGAGCAGGTGGCGCTGGGGAATGGTTAGCAGTGTTAGTATCCATTTTTTCAGAGTTTGCGATCGCTACATCATTCATTGGATTTGTGTACGGATTGCTGGATTTGCTCAAAGATATTTTCCTAATTGCACAGGGCAAACTTTCTAGTCGCCTACCCCTCTATTCGCTAGTTCTTTTCCCTCCAATGACTCTCGGAACACTCAATCCCAGCATCTTTTTTACTGCCCTAGATTACACTGGAACATTTAGTATTTCAGTTCTAGGTGGAATTATTCCAGCGTTAATGAGTTGGAAGCAACGTCAAGAACAAGAAAATTCAGATAGCATAAATCAACCACTCGTTCCTGGTGGAAAGGTGACACTCATTGTCATGGTTGGGATAGCATTAGCCATGATAGGCAGAGAAATTCTGTCAATTTACACAAACTAA
- a CDS encoding type II toxin-antitoxin system RelE/ParE family toxin: MTWEVEFTNEFEMWWVELDDSTQVAIDTVVRLLEARGPELPFPYSSKINGSRHSHMRELRVQHRGEPYRILYAFDPRRVAILLFGGNKGGDDRWYEENVPKTDTLYDEHLEELKTQGFL; encoded by the coding sequence ATGACGTGGGAGGTAGAATTCACAAACGAGTTTGAAATGTGGTGGGTTGAGCTAGACGACAGCACCCAAGTTGCGATCGATACAGTAGTGCGACTACTTGAGGCACGGGGGCCGGAGCTTCCTTTTCCCTACAGTTCAAAAATAAACGGCTCACGTCATTCCCACATGAGAGAATTGAGGGTACAGCACAGAGGAGAACCGTACCGAATACTCTATGCATTTGATCCAAGGAGAGTCGCCATTCTTCTTTTTGGAGGAAACAAAGGAGGAGACGATCGCTGGTATGAGGAGAATGTACCAAAAACGGATACGTTATATGACGAACATTTAGAAGAATTAAAAACACAAGGGTTCCTATGA
- a CDS encoding helix-turn-helix domain-containing protein — MKTKPFKELRKKMTPEQQAESEMQANLALLKLTLSELRESLGHTQSDVAKNMGVVQSALSKIEHQDDIQISTLSRYIKSLGGSLTIIARFPDQEVVISQFD, encoded by the coding sequence ATGAAGACGAAGCCATTTAAAGAACTTCGTAAAAAAATGACTCCTGAACAACAGGCAGAAAGCGAGATGCAAGCAAACCTTGCATTGCTCAAATTGACACTTTCTGAGCTTCGAGAGTCCCTTGGACATACACAAAGCGATGTCGCAAAGAATATGGGAGTGGTACAATCGGCACTTTCAAAAATTGAGCATCAGGATGATATTCAAATATCCACGCTCTCTCGATACATTAAATCTCTTGGCGGAAGTCTGACAATCATAGCGCGTTTTCCCGATCAAGAGGTTGTGATTTCTCAGTTCGATTGA
- a CDS encoding toxin-antitoxin system HicB family antitoxin: protein MATLTIRLPDDKHNRLKELAQAKGISVNKLIEELSTIALAEFDAHTRFKAMAATGNPQEGLRILAKLAALTE from the coding sequence ATGGCAACTTTAACTATTCGTTTACCAGACGATAAGCATAATAGATTGAAAGAACTTGCTCAAGCCAAAGGCATCAGTGTCAATAAATTGATTGAAGAACTTTCTACCATAGCTCTAGCAGAATTTGATGCCCATACAAGATTTAAAGCAATGGCTGCAACTGGCAACCCACAAGAAGGCTTAAGAATACTGGCTAAACTTGCTGCTCTGACAGAATAG
- a CDS encoding Uma2 family endonuclease, with protein sequence MTYISQKTLTKEDFLSQYQDKPHHELADGEIIDMEPTGPHETVSGKVATQIGIHLVAEQLPWFTPRTCLIYPFADAATVRRPDVVVLDETVLDREPLWEPEPVITLGRSIKLVVEVVSSNWETDYARKVEEYAILGIPEYWIVDYRGLGGVAFIGKPKQPTFTVCQLVEDTYTQKQYRLNQLIKSPLFPHIQLRLDDILPR encoded by the coding sequence ATGACATATATCTCCCAAAAAACGCTCACTAAAGAAGATTTTCTCTCCCAATATCAAGATAAACCCCACCATGAATTAGCAGACGGAGAAATAATTGACATGGAACCCACTGGCCCCCACGAAACGGTGAGTGGGAAAGTTGCAACCCAAATTGGTATACACCTTGTTGCAGAACAACTCCCCTGGTTTACTCCTCGCACTTGTTTAATTTATCCCTTCGCGGATGCAGCTACAGTTCGTCGTCCTGACGTTGTGGTTCTTGATGAAACCGTTCTCGACCGTGAACCACTTTGGGAGCCAGAACCCGTAATTACGCTGGGACGCTCAATTAAACTGGTGGTTGAAGTTGTTAGTAGCAACTGGGAAACTGACTATGCTCGCAAAGTAGAAGAGTATGCAATTTTAGGCATTCCCGAATATTGGATTGTAGATTATCGAGGATTGGGTGGAGTCGCATTTATTGGTAAACCGAAACAACCTACTTTCACTGTTTGTCAACTAGTTGAAGACACTTATACTCAAAAACAATATCGATTAAATCAATTAATAAAATCACCGCTTTTTCCCCATATTCAACTTCGCTTAGATGATATTCTTCCTCGTTAA
- a CDS encoding threo-3-hydroxy-L-aspartate ammonia-lyase, producing MPQHNSVTITDVQAAQERILGIAHRTPVLTSRIVNDRTNSQVFFKCENFQRTGAFKFRGAYNALAQLSAAQKQTGVLTYSSGNHAQAIALAGRLLNIPTTIVMPDDAPVVKQTATRGYGAEIILYNRQETNREELAQNLADNRSLTLIPPYDHPHVVAGQGTTALELIQEVGELDKLLVCCGGGGLLSGCAIAAKSLLPNCKVIGVEPALADDATRSFHTKTLQTVKNPNTIADGARTPSLGKITFPLVLDYVDDMVTVSEEAILRTMFFLWERLKIVVEPTGVLAAAALLEGVVTAPEARVGVIISGGNVDLAQVGKLFAVGLD from the coding sequence ATGCCACAGCATAATTCTGTTACTATAACTGATGTGCAAGCAGCACAAGAGCGAATTTTGGGGATTGCCCATCGCACGCCTGTACTGACTTCTAGAATCGTTAACGATCGCACCAATAGCCAAGTATTTTTTAAGTGCGAAAATTTTCAACGCACAGGGGCATTTAAATTTAGAGGTGCATACAACGCCCTAGCCCAACTATCGGCAGCACAAAAACAAACAGGCGTTCTCACCTATTCATCGGGAAATCATGCCCAAGCGATCGCTTTAGCTGGACGATTACTAAATATTCCCACCACCATTGTCATGCCTGATGATGCACCCGTTGTCAAACAAACTGCGACTCGTGGCTATGGTGCAGAGATAATTTTATACAATCGCCAAGAAACAAACCGGGAAGAATTAGCCCAAAATTTAGCAGATAATCGCTCTTTGACACTCATTCCCCCTTACGATCATCCCCATGTAGTCGCCGGACAGGGGACAACTGCTTTAGAACTAATCCAAGAAGTTGGTGAATTGGACAAATTATTAGTTTGTTGTGGCGGTGGCGGATTACTTTCCGGGTGTGCGATCGCAGCCAAGTCACTTTTACCCAATTGTAAAGTAATCGGGGTAGAACCAGCACTTGCTGACGATGCTACCCGCTCTTTTCACACCAAAACCCTGCAAACTGTCAAAAATCCTAATACCATCGCTGATGGTGCGCGAACTCCTAGCCTTGGTAAAATTACTTTCCCCTTAGTGCTGGATTACGTCGATGATATGGTGACGGTATCTGAAGAAGCGATTCTTCGCACCATGTTTTTTTTGTGGGAACGTCTGAAAATTGTCGTTGAACCTACCGGAGTGCTTGCAGCAGCAGCCTTACTCGAAGGTGTGGTGACAGCACCAGAGGCGAGAGTTGGTGTCATCATCAGCGGTGGAAATGTAGATTTGGCGCAAGTTGGTAAATTGTTTGCTGTGGGATTGGATTGA